A window from Hoeflea sp. IMCC20628 encodes these proteins:
- a CDS encoding ATP-binding cassette domain-containing protein: protein MVHETGTDKDILFSARSLEVALPDMGAKPVFGRAPLIRIINGIDLDITRGSVLGIVGGSGSGKSTLGRALLRLIEPTAGTILFDGQDITHLNEDALRPIRRRMQMIFQDPMSSLNPRRRVGAIIADPMQMHGFDGIDGRIDEALDHVGLPRNFRSRYPHELSGGQRQRVGIARAIALKPEFILADEIVSGLDVSSQAQVLNVVADLVKELGLTLAFISHDLSVIRRLCDRVMVLQRGNIVEYADADQLFDAPQAAYTRELLDAIPLPNPQQAGW, encoded by the coding sequence ATGGTGCATGAAACCGGAACGGATAAGGATATTCTGTTTTCAGCCAGATCGCTTGAGGTGGCGCTGCCGGACATGGGGGCAAAGCCGGTTTTCGGCCGGGCGCCACTGATCCGGATCATCAATGGTATTGATCTCGACATTACCCGTGGCTCTGTGCTTGGCATTGTCGGCGGTTCGGGATCGGGCAAGTCGACGCTGGGGCGGGCATTGCTGCGGTTGATCGAGCCAACAGCCGGAACCATTTTGTTCGACGGTCAGGATATCACCCATCTGAACGAAGATGCGCTTCGCCCGATCCGGCGACGCATGCAGATGATTTTCCAAGACCCGATGTCGTCGCTCAATCCGCGCAGACGGGTGGGGGCGATCATTGCCGATCCAATGCAGATGCATGGCTTTGACGGGATTGATGGCCGCATCGACGAGGCGCTTGACCATGTCGGCCTGCCGCGCAATTTCCGCAGCCGCTATCCGCATGAGTTGTCAGGTGGGCAGCGGCAGCGGGTCGGGATCGCCCGGGCGATTGCGCTGAAGCCGGAATTCATTCTGGCCGATGAAATTGTCTCTGGCCTTGATGTGTCTTCGCAGGCGCAGGTGCTGAATGTTGTTGCGGATCTGGTCAAGGAACTTGGCTTGACACTGGCCTTCATCAGCCATGATCTGTCGGTAATCCGGCGGCTGTGCGATCGAGTGATGGTGCTGCAACGCGGCAACATTGTCGAATATGCCGATGCCGACCAGTTGTTTGATGCGCCGCAGGCGGCTTATACGCGTGAATTGCTTGACGCGATTCCGCTACCCAATCCGCAGCAGGCAGGCTGGTAA
- a CDS encoding acyl-CoA dehydrogenase family protein yields MSDRSFLAWPFFDAPHRDLADRVDEWATANIVDIDHSNVDDACKALVKSLGDAGWLKLSAVDPTDENSRIDVRSLCILRETLARHDGLADFAFAMQGLGTGAISLFGTSAQKTEWLTKTRAGKALSAFALSEPASGSDVANIAMTATRDGDEYVLDGEKTWISNGGIADVYTVFARTGEAPGAKGLSVFIVPATTPGLEIAERLEVVAPHPLARLKFTNCRVPATAMIGKPGEGFRIAMSVLDVFRSTVAAAALGFARRALDESLDRVSERQLFGAPMSDLQMVQGHIAEMALDVDASALLVYRAAWLKDQGAPRVSREAAMAKLYATDHAQDVIDKAVQLHGGDGVRKGHIVESLYREIRALRIYEGASDVQKVVIARQTLANSKGV; encoded by the coding sequence ATGTCAGACCGCAGCTTTCTTGCCTGGCCGTTTTTCGATGCACCCCACCGGGATCTGGCTGATCGCGTCGATGAATGGGCGACCGCCAATATTGTCGATATTGACCATTCCAATGTCGATGATGCCTGCAAAGCGCTGGTCAAGTCGCTTGGCGATGCAGGATGGCTCAAGTTGAGTGCTGTCGATCCGACTGACGAGAACTCGCGCATTGATGTGCGGAGCCTGTGCATTCTGCGCGAAACCCTGGCTCGTCATGACGGGTTGGCCGATTTCGCATTTGCCATGCAGGGCCTCGGCACCGGTGCGATCTCGCTGTTCGGTACGTCGGCGCAGAAAACCGAGTGGCTGACGAAGACCCGTGCAGGCAAGGCTTTGTCAGCCTTTGCGCTGTCAGAACCGGCTTCGGGGTCGGATGTGGCCAATATCGCCATGACCGCAACGCGTGATGGCGATGAATATGTTCTGGATGGTGAAAAGACCTGGATCTCCAATGGCGGCATCGCCGATGTCTACACCGTTTTTGCCCGCACCGGCGAAGCGCCGGGCGCCAAGGGGTTGTCGGTTTTCATCGTGCCGGCCACCACGCCGGGTCTCGAGATTGCCGAGCGGCTTGAGGTGGTTGCGCCGCATCCGCTGGCACGGTTGAAATTTACAAACTGCCGGGTGCCTGCCACGGCAATGATCGGCAAGCCCGGTGAGGGATTTCGCATCGCCATGTCGGTGCTTGATGTGTTCCGCTCCACCGTTGCTGCTGCGGCACTGGGCTTTGCCCGCCGGGCGCTTGATGAAAGCCTCGACCGGGTCAGCGAACGTCAATTGTTCGGCGCGCCGATGAGCGACCTGCAAATGGTGCAGGGGCACATTGCCGAGATGGCGCTTGATGTCGACGCCTCGGCGCTGCTGGTCTACCGGGCGGCCTGGCTCAAGGATCAGGGCGCGCCGCGCGTCAGCCGCGAAGCCGCAATGGCCAAGCTCTATGCCACCGACCATGCCCAGGATGTGATCGACAAGGCGGTGCAGCTGCATGGCGGCGACGGCGTCCGCAAGGGTCATATCGTCGAAAGCCTGTACCGGGAAATACGCGCTTTGCGGATTTATGAGGGCGCATCAGACGTCCAGAAGGTCGTGATCGCGCGGCAGACATTGGCCAATTCCAAGGGGGTATAA
- a CDS encoding ABC transporter permease, which translates to MKLLRATLLRLMTMSVTLIGAAVVVFFVIRVVPGNPIAMMLPPGATDEDVARLTAHYGLDKSIIEQFGIWLGGVLHGDFGTSISLRQPVMPLVLGRLPATLELAIFALVIAVVIGGTLALTGVRHRETRTETAVDVANGVGLSIPDFLWALILIVLFGVLMPVFHISGRISPSLDLPFVTQFYVFESIVRLRFDLWWDLLKHMFMPALALAIPLAAIISQLLKQSLKETMHLDYVTLSRTKGYSENHVILSEALPNAVLPTLTLIGVQFTFLIGGTVIIERLFSYEGLGNMAIDAVINRDLPLIQGIVIVFALLFTIINLVVDMTYALLNPRLRHA; encoded by the coding sequence TTGAAATTGTTGCGCGCGACCTTGCTTCGCCTGATGACCATGTCGGTTACCCTGATCGGGGCGGCCGTGGTGGTGTTTTTTGTTATCCGCGTGGTGCCGGGCAATCCCATTGCCATGATGCTGCCCCCGGGCGCCACGGACGAGGATGTGGCGCGGCTGACGGCGCATTACGGGCTCGACAAATCGATCATCGAGCAATTCGGGATCTGGTTGGGCGGCGTCTTGCATGGCGATTTCGGTACTTCGATCTCGTTGCGCCAACCAGTGATGCCGTTGGTGCTGGGACGGCTTCCTGCGACGCTGGAACTGGCGATTTTTGCGCTGGTGATTGCCGTGGTGATTGGCGGCACTCTGGCGCTGACAGGCGTCAGGCACCGCGAGACCCGCACTGAAACTGCCGTCGATGTCGCCAACGGGGTTGGGTTGTCGATCCCGGACTTTCTCTGGGCTTTGATCCTGATTGTGCTGTTTGGCGTGCTGATGCCGGTGTTTCATATCTCCGGGCGGATCTCGCCGTCGCTCGATCTGCCCTTTGTCACCCAGTTCTATGTGTTCGAGAGTATCGTGCGGTTGCGGTTCGATCTGTGGTGGGACCTGCTCAAGCACATGTTCATGCCGGCCTTGGCGTTGGCAATTCCGCTGGCGGCGATCATCAGCCAGCTACTCAAACAATCTCTCAAGGAAACCATGCATCTTGATTATGTGACGCTGTCGCGGACCAAGGGCTACAGCGAAAACCACGTTATCCTGTCCGAGGCGCTGCCCAATGCGGTGTTGCCGACGCTGACGCTGATTGGTGTGCAGTTCACCTTCTTGATCGGTGGCACAGTGATCATCGAGCGATTGTTCTCCTATGAAGGGCTTGGCAACATGGCGATTGACGCTGTCATCAACCGCGACCTGCCGCTGATTCAGGGCATCGTCATTGTCTTTGCGCTGCTGTTCACCATTATCAACCTGGTTGTCGACATGACCTATGCGCTGCTTAATCCGAGGTTGCGTCATGCTTGA
- a CDS encoding aminotransferase class V-fold PLP-dependent enzyme: protein MTDTTGQRDTDGSGYFLYHSIGQYPDKAVDMAKSLTAFAECWGAPNDDQWGYALGQRQRFIDLWSQLLKAPSASLTTTENVTSALAALIMALPRDDLEGRVVLVAGDCFPSLHFLLTGLADRYGFTLRTVPLRDGANWVEDEDVIAAWGPEVGLALLTWVSSTSSHRCDLTTLMAHGRKQGSVIGVDITQAAGLIDYDCMAVAADFSISTSLKWMCGSPGGGILQVMPDVIARCQPSLRGWFSQDNIFSWDINTFAYAPDIRRFDNGTPSVMACAASVPALEWHASQDWSAQLEKNRAYCTQIIAASDAAGFELASPRDADHRGGSVMMKLPDDTDPQGLLADLRARSVFADARGPLLRCSPGFVTTQAGVDRLAVALGSLRRNSV, encoded by the coding sequence ATGACGGACACAACAGGCCAGCGCGACACCGATGGGTCAGGTTACTTTCTCTATCATTCAATCGGGCAATATCCCGACAAGGCCGTTGATATGGCCAAGTCCCTGACCGCTTTCGCGGAGTGCTGGGGTGCGCCAAATGACGATCAATGGGGCTATGCGCTGGGCCAGAGGCAGCGCTTCATCGATCTGTGGAGCCAGTTGCTCAAGGCGCCATCAGCGTCGCTGACCACAACGGAAAATGTCACATCGGCGCTGGCTGCATTAATCATGGCGCTGCCCAGGGATGACCTTGAGGGCAGGGTGGTGCTGGTGGCGGGCGACTGTTTCCCGAGCCTGCATTTCCTGCTCACCGGGCTGGCCGACCGCTACGGATTCACGCTGCGCACAGTGCCGCTGCGCGATGGCGCCAATTGGGTTGAGGACGAAGATGTCATCGCAGCCTGGGGTCCCGAGGTCGGGCTGGCGTTGCTGACCTGGGTCAGTTCCACCTCTTCGCACCGTTGTGATCTCACCACGCTGATGGCGCATGGCCGCAAGCAGGGTTCGGTGATCGGCGTCGACATCACCCAGGCTGCCGGACTGATCGATTATGACTGCATGGCTGTGGCCGCCGATTTTTCGATTTCGACCAGTCTCAAATGGATGTGTGGATCTCCGGGGGGCGGCATCCTGCAGGTGATGCCGGATGTCATCGCCCGCTGTCAGCCGAGCCTGCGCGGCTGGTTCAGCCAGGACAATATTTTCTCCTGGGACATCAACACATTCGCCTATGCGCCGGATATCCGGCGGTTTGACAATGGCACGCCCTCTGTGATGGCCTGTGCGGCCTCGGTTCCGGCGCTGGAATGGCATGCGTCTCAGGATTGGAGCGCGCAGCTTGAAAAGAATCGCGCCTATTGCACCCAGATCATTGCCGCCTCCGACGCCGCCGGTTTCGAACTGGCCTCCCCGCGGGATGCTGATCACCGCGGCGGCAGCGTGATGATGAAATTGCCCGATGATACCGATCCGCAAGGCTTGCTGGCTGACCTGCGCGCTCGCTCGGTTTTTGCCGACGCGCGTGGACCGCTGCTGCGCTGTTCGCCTGGGTTCGTCACCACTCAGGCCGGTGTCGACCGGTTGGCAGTGGCGCTGGGCAGCCTCCGGCGCAATTCGGTCTAG
- a CDS encoding enoyl-CoA hydratase family protein — MTTDTPKTFRLSLTDGVAEISLDRPERKNPLTFESYAELRDWFRGLVYRDDIKVVIFGSNGGNFCSGGDVFEIIGPLVDKDMKGLLTFTRMTGDLVKAIIGCGKPVIAAVDGVCAGAGAIIAMCSDLRMATPEAKTAFLFNRVGLAGCDMGACAILPRIIGQGRAADLLYTGRSMSAEEGERWGFYNRVVAASEIEDEARKLARRIADGPAFANMMTKTMLAQEWNMGIEQAIEAEAQAQAICMKTEDFRRAYEAFVSKQKPVFEGN; from the coding sequence ATGACGACAGATACCCCCAAGACCTTCCGATTGAGCCTGACCGATGGTGTGGCCGAAATCTCGCTGGACCGGCCGGAGCGGAAAAATCCTCTGACATTTGAAAGCTATGCCGAGCTGCGCGACTGGTTTCGCGGCCTGGTCTACCGGGATGACATCAAGGTGGTGATCTTCGGCTCCAATGGCGGCAATTTCTGCTCCGGTGGTGATGTGTTCGAGATCATCGGACCGCTTGTCGACAAGGACATGAAGGGCCTGCTCACCTTCACCCGGATGACCGGCGATCTGGTCAAGGCCATCATTGGCTGCGGCAAGCCGGTGATTGCGGCGGTTGACGGCGTCTGCGCCGGCGCCGGGGCGATCATTGCCATGTGCAGCGATTTGCGGATGGCCACGCCGGAAGCCAAGACGGCATTCCTGTTCAACCGTGTCGGGCTTGCCGGCTGCGACATGGGCGCTTGCGCCATCCTGCCGCGGATCATCGGACAGGGCCGGGCGGCTGATCTGCTTTACACCGGCCGTTCGATGAGCGCCGAGGAAGGCGAACGCTGGGGCTTTTACAATCGCGTCGTCGCGGCGTCCGAGATCGAAGACGAAGCGCGCAAGCTGGCCCGGCGGATCGCTGACGGTCCGGCATTTGCCAACATGATGACCAAGACCATGCTGGCGCAGGAATGGAACATGGGCATCGAGCAGGCGATCGAGGCCGAAGCCCAGGCACAGGCAATCTGCATGAAGACCGAGGATTTTCGCCGCGCCTATGAGGCCTTCGTATCGAAACAGAAACCCGTTTTCGAGGGCAACTGA
- a CDS encoding ABC transporter permease: MLDGRGSVSRRLGARLWLSGLWLGLFALLALFAPLVSPHDPLAQDLFAGRLPPFWQAGSDPAYLLGTDSLGRDVLSRLIHGARIAFAVALVAGLATAFVGSALGLLAGYMRGWVDVVISRLVEIWMAFPPVLFAILLIAVLGTGLTSIIIAIVVIDWTRFCRVVRAEAMNQSAMDYVSSAVVAGRPRRDILWREILPNVLPTIVVLSTLEMGIAVIVEAILSFVNLSISTDAPTWGGMIAEGRTSIHQAWWVLAFPLGVLFLTVLSFSQFGEGLKDRFDPVLR, translated from the coding sequence ATGCTTGATGGCCGCGGAAGTGTAAGCCGGCGTCTTGGCGCGCGGTTGTGGCTGTCAGGGCTGTGGCTCGGGCTTTTTGCCCTGCTGGCGCTGTTTGCGCCCTTGGTCAGTCCGCATGATCCGCTGGCCCAAGACCTGTTCGCAGGGCGTTTGCCGCCGTTCTGGCAAGCGGGTTCGGACCCCGCCTATCTGCTGGGGACTGACAGCCTTGGCCGTGATGTGCTTTCACGCCTGATCCATGGTGCGCGGATCGCCTTCGCGGTGGCGCTTGTCGCCGGGCTGGCGACGGCGTTTGTCGGATCGGCACTGGGGCTTCTCGCAGGTTATATGCGCGGCTGGGTCGATGTGGTGATTTCGCGGCTGGTCGAAATCTGGATGGCGTTTCCGCCGGTGCTGTTCGCGATCCTGCTGATTGCGGTGCTGGGCACCGGGCTGACCTCGATCATCATTGCCATCGTGGTGATCGACTGGACCCGGTTCTGCCGCGTCGTGCGCGCCGAAGCGATGAACCAGTCAGCCATGGATTATGTCTCAAGTGCTGTCGTCGCGGGCCGGCCGCGGCGCGATATCCTGTGGCGGGAGATATTGCCCAATGTGTTGCCGACCATCGTGGTGCTGTCGACACTGGAAATGGGCATCGCCGTGATCGTCGAAGCGATCCTGTCGTTCGTCAATCTGTCGATCTCCACCGATGCACCGACCTGGGGCGGGATGATTGCCGAGGGACGCACCTCGATCCATCAGGCCTGGTGGGTGCTGGCGTTTCCGCTGGGTGTCTTGTTCCTGACCGTCCTGTCCTTCAGCCAGTTTGGCGAAGGTCTCAAGGACCGCTTTGATCCGGTGCTGCGATGA
- a CDS encoding MarR family transcriptional regulator, producing MTKSAAAQQTTMESGAKDKAASKARLRLWLKLLKATKHVEGELRENLRVSFDTTLPRFDVMAALYRAEAGLKMSELSSVLRVSNGNVTGIVDRLVDDGVLVRVPVDNDRRATTVRLTKAGREQFAVMAVSHEAWVDTLLEGIDASEVKDMSDQLELIARKSSKGKA from the coding sequence ATGACCAAAAGCGCAGCAGCCCAACAGACCACAATGGAGTCCGGCGCCAAGGACAAGGCAGCGTCAAAGGCGCGGCTGCGGCTATGGCTGAAGCTTCTCAAAGCCACAAAGCACGTCGAGGGCGAGTTGCGGGAAAACCTGCGCGTCTCTTTCGATACCACGCTGCCGCGCTTTGATGTGATGGCAGCACTCTACCGTGCCGAAGCCGGTCTCAAGATGAGTGAATTGTCGAGTGTGCTGCGGGTTTCCAACGGCAATGTCACCGGCATTGTCGACCGGCTGGTCGATGACGGCGTACTGGTGCGGGTTCCGGTCGACAATGACCGTCGCGCCACCACGGTGCGGCTGACCAAGGCGGGACGCGAGCAGTTTGCAGTGATGGCTGTCAGCCATGAGGCCTGGGTCGACACCCTGCTTGAAGGCATCGATGCGAGCGAAGTCAAGGATATGTCAGATCAGCTTGAGCTCATCGCCCGCAAGAGTTCCAAGGGAAAGGCCTGA
- a CDS encoding ABC transporter ATP-binding protein: protein MSAFLTVNNLSAALHGYDQRVLRSVSFSIDTGEVLGLVGESGAGKSMIGKAILGILPSAISIVEGEILLDGQDLQKMKPADRRRLIGATAALIPQDPLTALNPSRRIEPQITNRLVDILGWTKTNARVRALELLNEVHIDNPERVMASYPHELSGGMRQRVLIASAFAANPKLVIADEPTTALDVTVQKQILKLIRELQARHSTAMVFVTHDLGVVSKVCQRLSVLYGGKIVENSSVPDFFNGPQHAYSRALLAATPKYTDPDASLLPVDDAVIDAVAAEVVAADKEWRHGA, encoded by the coding sequence ATGAGCGCGTTTCTGACTGTCAACAATCTGTCTGCAGCCTTGCACGGCTACGATCAACGGGTGCTGCGCTCGGTGTCGTTTTCCATCGATACCGGTGAAGTGCTCGGTCTGGTCGGCGAAAGCGGCGCCGGCAAGAGCATGATCGGCAAGGCCATTCTCGGCATATTGCCGTCGGCGATCTCGATTGTCGAAGGCGAGATCCTGCTCGACGGGCAGGACTTGCAGAAGATGAAGCCGGCCGACAGGCGCAGGCTGATTGGTGCGACAGCAGCATTGATCCCGCAGGATCCGCTGACGGCGCTCAATCCGTCACGGCGGATCGAGCCGCAGATCACCAACCGGCTGGTTGATATTCTGGGCTGGACCAAGACCAATGCCCGGGTGCGGGCGCTGGAACTGCTCAACGAAGTTCATATCGACAACCCCGAACGGGTGATGGCAAGCTATCCGCATGAATTGTCGGGCGGCATGCGTCAACGCGTGCTGATCGCCTCGGCCTTCGCCGCCAATCCCAAGCTGGTGATCGCCGACGAGCCGACCACGGCTCTCGATGTCACCGTGCAAAAGCAGATCCTGAAACTGATCCGCGAGCTTCAGGCACGTCATTCCACGGCTATGGTATTTGTCACCCATGATCTTGGCGTCGTCTCGAAGGTCTGCCAGCGCTTGTCTGTGCTTTATGGCGGCAAGATCGTCGAGAATTCCAGTGTGCCTGATTTCTTCAACGGTCCGCAGCATGCCTATTCACGGGCGCTGCTGGCGGCGACGCCGAAATACACCGATCCGGATGCATCGCTGCTGCCAGTTGATGACGCGGTGATAGACGCGGTGGCCGCAGAGGTTGTGGCCGCTGACAAGGAGTGGCGTCATGGTGCATGA
- a CDS encoding SDR family oxidoreductase — translation MSELLGHHAIVTGAGSGVGETIALALAARGARVTAIGRRLEPLQVLAKKDDRITAVSADVTDANAMAAAIEEAIEINGVPTIVIANAGSAESAPFHRTSVESFRSTLDVNLTGVFNTFQSAFVKMNRKQPGRLIAVASTAGLKGYPYVSAYCAAKHGVVGLVRSLAQELAKTGVTVNAICPGFTDTPMLERSIDNIVEKTGRSRSEAEASLRDVNPQGRFIQPDEIAETVIWLCSDAAASMTGQAISLSGGET, via the coding sequence ATGTCGGAACTGTTGGGGCATCACGCGATTGTCACCGGCGCCGGGTCAGGCGTGGGAGAAACAATTGCGCTGGCCTTGGCGGCACGCGGCGCGCGGGTGACGGCCATCGGACGTCGTCTCGAGCCGTTGCAGGTTCTGGCGAAGAAGGATGACAGAATCACGGCCGTTTCCGCCGATGTCACCGACGCCAATGCCATGGCCGCTGCAATAGAAGAGGCCATTGAGATCAATGGCGTGCCGACAATCGTCATCGCCAATGCCGGATCTGCGGAAAGCGCACCCTTTCACCGCACCAGCGTCGAGAGTTTCCGCTCCACGCTCGATGTCAATTTGACCGGCGTTTTCAATACCTTCCAGTCTGCTTTTGTGAAAATGAATCGGAAGCAGCCAGGCCGCCTGATTGCGGTTGCATCGACAGCCGGTCTGAAGGGCTATCCCTATGTCAGCGCCTATTGCGCCGCCAAGCACGGGGTCGTCGGCCTGGTGCGCAGCCTGGCGCAGGAATTGGCAAAGACCGGTGTGACCGTCAACGCCATCTGCCCGGGATTTACCGACACGCCGATGCTTGAGCGGTCGATTGACAACATTGTTGAAAAGACCGGACGATCACGGTCAGAAGCGGAAGCCTCGTTGCGCGATGTCAATCCACAGGGCAGGTTCATTCAGCCGGATGAAATCGCGGAAACGGTGATCTGGCTTTGCAGCGATGCCGCGGCCTCCATGACGGGCCAGGCAATCTCATTGTCGGGAGGGGAAACATGA
- a CDS encoding bifunctional salicylyl-CoA 5-hydroxylase/oxidoreductase has translation MKVACLGGGPAGLYFAISMKLRDPSHEVVVIERNKADDTFGWGVVLSDETLDNLAENDPVSAASIREHFAYWDDVAVDFKNTKTVSTGHGFCGIGRKKLLLLLQARAKELGVELRFETNVSSAADYAKDFDLVVAADGLNSRTRTEFADKFQPEIDVRKCQFVWLGTHQKFDDAFSFIFEETDKGWLWAHAYQFDDETATFIVECTQETFDAYGFGEKSQQETIAICEKIFARHLGGHSLMTNANHVRGSAWIQFPRVLCARWSHENIVLMGDAAATAHFSIGSGTKLALESAISLANDLHSEPTLEKAFAKYEDERRLEVLRLQSAARNSMEWFEEIERYFHLDPVQFTYALLTRSQRISHENLRMRDAEWLEDAERWFQTQAEVSAQAPLRRPMFAPYKLRDMKLKNRIVVSPMAQYKAVDGCPTDWHLVHYGERAKGGAGLVYTEMTCVSPEGRITPGCPGLYAPEQEAAWARIAAFVHSESEAKICMQIGHSGAKGSTQLGWETMDAPLKDGNWPILSASDVAWSSANQTPKVMDRADMDMVRDQFVAATEMADRAGFDMIEIHMAHGYLLSSFITPLTNRRDDEYGGSLENRMRYPLEVYRAVREAWPQHKPISVRISASDWVEGEGVTPQESVEIARMLKDAGVDICDVSAGQTSKLAKPVYGRMFQTPFADRIRNEAQMATMAVGNIYEPDHVNSILMAGRADLVCLARPHLANPYWTLHAAAALGDHDEKWPDPYHPGRDQMWRLAERADTMLGKV, from the coding sequence ATGAAGGTAGCTTGCTTGGGCGGTGGTCCCGCTGGCCTCTATTTCGCAATCTCGATGAAGCTGCGCGATCCGTCGCATGAGGTTGTCGTCATCGAGCGCAACAAGGCCGATGACACCTTCGGCTGGGGTGTGGTTCTTTCCGACGAGACCCTGGACAATCTGGCTGAAAACGACCCAGTCAGCGCTGCCTCGATCCGTGAGCACTTTGCCTATTGGGACGATGTCGCTGTCGACTTCAAGAACACAAAGACCGTTTCGACCGGCCACGGCTTCTGCGGCATCGGCCGCAAGAAACTGCTGTTGTTGCTGCAGGCGCGGGCCAAGGAGCTTGGCGTCGAGTTGCGGTTTGAAACCAATGTTTCGAGTGCCGCCGATTACGCCAAGGATTTTGACCTGGTGGTGGCCGCTGATGGGCTAAATTCGCGCACCCGCACCGAATTTGCCGACAAGTTCCAGCCCGAAATCGATGTGCGCAAGTGCCAGTTCGTCTGGCTCGGCACGCATCAGAAATTCGATGATGCTTTCTCCTTCATCTTCGAGGAAACCGACAAGGGCTGGCTTTGGGCTCATGCCTATCAGTTCGATGATGAGACCGCGACGTTCATCGTCGAGTGCACCCAGGAGACCTTCGACGCTTATGGCTTTGGTGAGAAGAGCCAACAGGAAACCATCGCCATCTGCGAGAAGATTTTTGCCAGGCATCTGGGTGGTCACAGCCTGATGACCAATGCCAATCACGTTCGCGGCTCGGCCTGGATTCAGTTCCCGCGGGTGCTGTGCGCGCGCTGGAGCCATGAGAACATCGTGCTGATGGGTGACGCTGCGGCGACAGCGCATTTCTCCATTGGCTCGGGCACCAAGCTGGCACTGGAAAGCGCGATTTCGCTGGCCAACGACCTGCATTCCGAACCGACCTTGGAAAAGGCCTTCGCCAAATATGAAGACGAGCGGCGGCTTGAAGTGTTGCGGCTGCAGTCGGCGGCGCGCAACTCGATGGAGTGGTTCGAGGAAATCGAGCGCTATTTCCACCTCGATCCGGTGCAGTTCACCTATGCGCTGCTGACCCGTTCACAGCGTATCAGTCATGAAAACCTGCGCATGCGCGATGCCGAATGGCTCGAAGACGCCGAACGCTGGTTCCAGACTCAAGCCGAGGTTTCGGCGCAGGCGCCGCTGCGGCGGCCGATGTTTGCGCCTTACAAATTGCGCGACATGAAGCTCAAGAACCGCATCGTGGTCTCGCCGATGGCGCAGTACAAGGCGGTCGATGGCTGCCCGACCGATTGGCATCTGGTGCATTATGGCGAGCGCGCCAAGGGCGGCGCCGGTCTGGTTTACACCGAGATGACCTGCGTATCGCCGGAAGGCCGGATCACCCCGGGCTGCCCCGGGCTCTACGCCCCGGAGCAGGAAGCGGCATGGGCGCGGATCGCTGCCTTCGTTCACAGCGAGAGCGAAGCCAAGATCTGCATGCAGATCGGTCATTCCGGCGCCAAGGGCTCGACCCAGCTCGGCTGGGAAACCATGGATGCGCCGTTGAAGGACGGCAACTGGCCAATCCTGTCGGCGTCCGACGTGGCCTGGTCGTCGGCCAACCAGACGCCCAAGGTGATGGACCGGGCGGATATGGACATGGTGCGCGACCAGTTTGTCGCCGCCACCGAAATGGCCGACCGCGCCGGGTTCGACATGATCGAAATCCACATGGCGCATGGCTATCTGCTGTCTTCCTTCATCACCCCGCTGACCAACCGGCGCGACGACGAGTATGGCGGCAGCCTGGAAAACCGCATGCGCTATCCGCTTGAGGTCTACCGGGCCGTGCGCGAGGCCTGGCCGCAGCACAAGCCGATTTCGGTGCGTATTTCAGCCAGCGACTGGGTCGAAGGCGAAGGCGTTACGCCACAGGAATCGGTCGAGATCGCACGCATGCTCAAAGATGCCGGCGTTGATATCTGTGATGTTTCTGCCGGCCAGACCTCCAAGTTGGCCAAGCCGGTCTATGGTCGCATGTTCCAGACGCCGTTCGCCGACCGGATCCGCAACGAAGCGCAGATGGCGACCATGGCGGTGGGCAACATCTACGAACCCGATCACGTCAATTCGATCCTGATGGCCGGCCGCGCCGATCTGGTCTGCCTGGCCCGTCCGCATCTGGCCAATCCTTACTGGACCTTGCATGCTGCAGCGGCGCTGGGCGACCATGACGAAAAATGGCCCGATCCCTATCATCCCGGACGTGACCAGATGTGGCGTCTGGCCGAGCGCGCCGACACCATGCTTGGAAAGGTCTGA